The Glycine soja cultivar W05 chromosome 15, ASM419377v2, whole genome shotgun sequence region ATACTGCTTCTAAGATAAACATTCTATGCCGGAACCAAAATGGGTTGAGGCAATTTGAATTCTCAAAATCACGTTGTTTACAAAGTTTGAACTTAaactttcttttatatatatatatatatatatatatatatatatatatatatatatatatatatatatatatatatatatatatatatatatatatatatatatatatataacaaaacttAAACCTTAAACGATCAATTTCATCTtgggttttaattaatttattatgttaacAATGATTTTCTAGCATTAAACCAAACAAGCACAAATTACCGTACAACCCTTGAGTTCAATGATTAATCTAAATCGTTACCCattctctattttttatattcattacCCAATCTctatttggttaaaaaaaaaaaggggacaccAAAAACAAAATCCTTCATGACTTAtacagagagaaagaaagaaaattaaataacttactATTTATAGACAAATAAAAcaagttaaattatttaactCGGTACACAAACCCTATATATTTTGCTCTTCTGAAAGAGCCAagaggaaaaaatattaatcccCTTATTTCTCGTCTAAATTTCTGaatagattttcttttttttttttattaaaaaaatcatttcctcTAATTAAAGGGTAAAGAATATTGAATCAGTACCCGATAAATTCGTAGCCTTAGTTCAATGAAATCAAATAAGTTTTCAAGACCATGACAAGCCCGAAGAGCATGCATGATCAGGTTTAGGCTAACTAGCCACGATACTGATGATAAATTTCTGTCAATACAAATCAAGATGAGCTCACACGAAATTAATAACAAAGGCCATGCTCCTCCTCAATTTATTGCAGGAGCACATATATATTACCATAATTACAAATAGTGTAATAAAAgtacaatcaaattaaaaaaaaaaaatgcttctttGAGATTTGAGTTTAGAAGAGCTCTATATTTCTATTTACTGCATAAAGGCCAAGAAGTTTTTAATCTCAGAAACCAACATCAGCAACAAAACGTCTTAAGATCCATCCGAGAAAAGTGCCCCATGTTGTGTAGATTTGAGGAATTTTTTGAGCAAAAGGACCACAATTGCAATAGTGAGTCCAATAGCTGCCAACGTGAACAACCGATCATCATGTTTCTGAACCCTCGTCTCTGGCTTAGGATTCTGAGCCCTTGTGTCTGACTTTTGGAGCACTTCATTCCTTGAAACACTTGGTTGAACCTCCCTTGAAACTTCAACTCCTGCAGGGTTTGCAAGGATGACTTCTTGTTCTTCCACAATTCCATCAACTTCTTGATCTGTAATACCCTCTCCTGCAGGTAAGGACTCGGGATTTGGTGAATTGACCTGTGTCTCGGCCTCTTCATTTCTGGGGTTCTCTTCAGAAGCCTCTGTGGCACTAGGTTGAGGAACAGGTGGTGCTTTGCTTAGCATGTACTCGTGTATCTAGAATAGGCAAGTATAATCAGCAGCACAGTATATTACAGAAAACACAATCTGAGGAGAAAACAATCAGCAACATTTTACCTCATCAATCAGCTTTTGACGTTCAGGAGTCCCGAATTTTGGAGGAGCTTCACGAGACTTAATGGCCAGTGTATgcctctcttctttcttgtagtcTAAAGATCCCAATGCACCATTTGGGTTGGTAGGCATGAACGCAATCAGTGCAACTAAAGCAGTCCTCACTGccaaaagatatttacatcaattaAAATAGAACTTTTTACCATCAAAGACATCTACAAGGCTCAGCCTGTATAGTTAAAGATAATGCATAAGATCTACAAAAATGAAGGTAGTGTGTTAAAGAAGAATGATGAAAAAAACAGAGATGCATTCATATTCTAATTATACATTAAAATGCAATTAATTTGCTTGATCAGTATTTTCTACCCAATCTTTATAGCATCCAACCTTATgatctaaagatatgggaaTCAATACAATGCCACTTCTATCTAGAGGAAGCCATGTTTTGTGCCAATGTATGATTCTACCTAGACAACAATAgtaattgataattataaagCACACAGTCAAATATATCAGGCCATTTTGTAACTGCAGAGTAACAACTAGACAATTATAATCTTGTATGCATCTGTATATATATCCAGAATGCAAAATTCATGATGACATTTATGACCTGTACAATGAGAAAATTGAGTCATCCTCTCGATAAATAACTTGCAAAATAGTTTAGCAAACAGAGTGTCAATACTGGAAAGGAATGTTACTTACCGCTCCATGATGGTTGCCAATGCTCAGGGTGATGATTTGATATGCTCAAGCAAATCTTGGTTTGAGTCTCGAAACGACCATTAGGCTAACAGCATATTAGTGAAATTTATAAGCAAGTACGGATCGAGTTTCTTCAGAGTTCAAACATGAAAAAACAGTTCATTAAGTTAAACAAGAATCTAATAAGGTGAGAGCGAAGGGAGCAACATCTTACTGTCAACAACATGAATGAAGGGGGTTTGAATGGATACTCTGAAGGCAACTGGATCCTTCCATGATAAATACCACCCTCAAATTCCGTATCACGAGGCCCTCTAATCGCAAATTGCCActcaaatatattttcctgaaaACAATCATACCACTGAAGTTGCTAAGGAAACGCgagacaacaaaaacaaaaacgatACTCAATAATTAAATTCCAAGTTCCAAACCAGTAACAATTTACAGATTAtacagacaaaaaaaattagatcagGCGAGTACAGAACACTCTTAGACATTTATCAAGTTGGGTGAACCAatcaagtaaaattaattaactattaaCAGTACCAACAGTCCAACAcccaaaagattttttttttctttaatttgagaAAGTTTAGGTGAGTTATCATTCGGGTCAAAACAGGCCTCAAGCTTCATAGAAGCTAAAAGACATACTTACATGGTATCCAACAACACTTTCGAAGTCACGTCTTTTAAAATTCGAGTTCATACTTAACAATTTATAGGCAAAACCCAGAAGATAATATGTTTAAAATTGTACAGAATTCAGAAGAATAGTAGTCTATAAATTGAAACtcctaaaataacttttgaattCCCCTAACAAACATTTCCACATATTCCATTATATGAAATTcttagaaattattaaaaattaccccATCCGAACACAACACAGAGGAATTTCCCAAAACAAGCTCAATCAACAAATTCCAAACCCCATTAAatcacacacaaaaaatcacGATCTAATACAAATCCATCTTCACAACACGCATCACGAAATCGAAGCGAAAAAAAGACAGAGATAATAGGATCTaagaggaaaaagagggaacCTCGAGAGGGAGGCTCATGAAATCGTCGGAAGGGTTGGACTGCATCTCCTTAACCTCCTGGAGGATCCGCTTCACGGCGGGGTTCTTCAGGTTGTACTTGTCGGCCATTCTCAAACCGCCACGGGAACCGCCGGCTCTGTCGGTGGCTCTGTCAGAAAAAATAATATCGAGAAGTCGCCGAAGCTATGACTGATTATGATTTGTTGTTTTTACGATTGGGAATGGAAAATGGAAATAACAAAATGGGAAGTTGGTTGCCTCTTTCTCTCGGATTGACACGCCCTGCCACTGTGCTATCTCACGTGTCTCTCATGGGGCAAACTACCCAAAGgggatatttatttttcaaatttatctaagggtaaaatttaaattaatatttgcatAGGATAAATCGTATGGTAACTTATTATTTCttaaagttataaattattttatgattttttttattaaagtcggaaaaaaatttatgattttaattttttatttttttaaacacgaCTTTTAAAGTGGTAAGAATTTTTTTCACATAATTTAAAGTAGTAatggatatttttttcattgaagttgtaaattattttacgatttaaattctttttttttgcacataaggtatttttaaaaaaattgtaattaattttttattttaattatttaatgaattaatatatgtgtttttttagttttattaatattttctatattattttgatattatttaatatttttgtattttttatttaatatattttttatatttttttactattgttAAGCATCATTATttgtttcataaattaaaaaaataacataaaatacttaaatttaaataaaaatattaaaattactttgtttaacaaaaatattaaaatattttgttactaatattaacttataatttattagataatattgttttttttaatatttgagattaaagaaattataaatacgcGACTTGAGCGATGAACAATGACATGcactatcaaattaaaaaaatggtggTGTGATTATAGAGAATTTCAAGTACTTTAAATTCCTTGCTCGCATGCAATTGCAGTGCTTCTTGCAATTAAAATTGTAATGACTTTGTTGATTATATACAAGTTGAAAAACATTTACAAAGTTTGTCAACTTTAGTTTCATTCTCTTGGAAGCAAAAATAAATGATCTCAATATGTGAGTTCATATTTTATATCTGATCTTTTAAAGCAACGAGATAGGGCAGGAAGGTCAGCCAATAGTCGTATACATAATGAAATGGATGAATCAATTTCAAATAGACCTAAGAAATGCTCATTGCGTAGAACTAAAAGACATAATCATAGTAATTATTCATACAACTAAGTTGATGACTAatattgttttaactttttaattttatgcttctctttaatttgtattatttattttatattaatgtattatgttatttttattttaagaactaCTTTTATTACTAAATCATTTTCTgttgttaatattaaaataatttataaagtaaaattaattaatattatttgttaatattagtaacaaatttttttaatacttttgttaaacaaaatacattttaataattttatttaagttaatttttttgcatttttttaatttacaaaacaaataataatctttaacattagtaaaaaaatacaaagaatattaaatataaaaaaattaaataaaaatatagaaaatattaaataaaactaacaaaaagaaaacatacattaattcattaaataattaaattaaaaaactatttatgatttaaaaaaaaaattgaagtggtaaaataatttataacttcaatgaaaacaaaatcattatgactttaaagtcgtgTGAAAAAGAAATCTCTTACCACCTTAAAgtcatgtttaaaaaaaaagttgaagtaaatttttttacgagttcaatgaaaaaaaagaaatcataaaaTAGTTTATGACTTTCAATTTAGAAGTCGTAGGTTATTCTACCACTTATCCCTTTCaggatattaatttaaattttatcctcATTtggtaaatttgaaaaaaaaatactcccaTTTGGTCGTTTGTCCACCTTCCTtgcatctttcttcctttttacatttatgtctaacaaaaaaaatattaatattaactattttttatttaactctaCGACATAAAATTAATGCAATGTTATAAGATTTCATTCTAGTCATATGtgataaatgatttatttaataaggaaaATTAGATTAGCGAAAATTACATACCATGAACAGAATTAATATCTGATATAATGAGTTGGAGAAAAACCAAAATGTTTgactaaagacaaaaaaaaaattattcatttagttTCAATTAAAAGTCATTTTGGTTCCTCAAATTGTTTAAGTTACCTCCActactttttaaattaaatcaatctaGTTTTTCTTTACCTAAAATCTTGAGGGCCATTTCGTTTGAAAgactgattttaattttaattataaaaatgttaacccatttttataatattgtttatcattttcaaaaaaattgcataataaataatagaaaatagaaaataccaGTATGTATGTTGTTCTCGTcactttttatataataatcttttaaaaataaaaaacaatgtaacaacaaaatggcattttTTTAGGTTAGAAATAGGTCAACCAGTTagattttatcataatttaagtTTAGTTTGATTTGCTTTTAAATCTTGCAATTATAAGTCAACTTTTTAAGTCTGATATTGAGATTCTAAGTTGACTAAAGAATCTATGCTTCAAAGAGTCAATAGACTTACATACTAACAAGCTTATCATACTAGAAACAATTAAAACCACAGaatcaaatttcattttctataaataaaaactagtttaattgataaaagaactagtttaaataaaataaaaatacgatgctttaattactataataatgatataatattctattaataatattatttttattcaaaattattatttataaaaatattaattagtctGCCATGTatagtaatattaaaaataaaaagcatttttTAGCCAATAACTCGATCATGTCGTGTAGGATATGTGAGAGCAGTGAGATGATGTAACATTCATTCTTAAGAACAtggcttattttattaaaataacaaaaagttatggttatgattttaatataataattcatgTCAACCATTATGGTTGTCGCACATAATGGTATTACACCATTCAAGCAGGTCTTTCATGGAAGATACGTGTGATctcaaaaaaatcacttttgagTAATTTACTTTTGTTATGGAAGTCATTTTTGCCATTATCCTTAAGTCAgcattttttatccaaaccaaCACTGATTTGTGAGCAACTATTATGAAggtcatttctttctttatcCTTAAGTCAGTATTGTATAATCAAAACAATACTAACTTCGGGGCAACTAGTACGATAGTTATCTCTACCTTTATTTCTAAGTCAAACAATACTGAAACAATTATTATTGAGGTTATCACTGCCTACCACAACCACTCGATCCTAGCAGCATACTTAACCTCAATTATAACGAGATAAGGGAGACATTAGTACTTAGATTAGATAACAAACATTTAAGATACATGACTACAGACCTTCGCATGTGAAACATAACTAATATAATGAACTCTCATATTAGATATGTCTATTAATATTGAAGACTCCCCTCAAGTAAACTAACTTCACACTCATTCTAATCAAGACTTCTCAAACACGTACTTTTTAACTTGAATGTCAAAGTCTCTACAGGTGTCACCACTGGAGCAATTCGAGTTCCTTCAAGGGTTACCATAATTCACCATGACTTCCATGGTGCTGATGAGTTTGATCTCATCCTCTTAGCTGACATCATAGCAACTTtcaacataaattaataattggcAAGGGTAGAGTAgtttatgtatttattaatgattattgTGGTGAAAATAATTCCTACAAAgtcttgattcacttgattaTTGGTTTTCTGAGTTATCTATTTCTAATCCTTTCTAAATATGTTTATATAGTTCAATTGTCTGTGTTCAGATAATTATAttacaaatatttgatattttgcgATACAATTTCTCTAGAGATGacatctttattattatttattttttgaaaagccaagacaaattttattaaaaaggatCATGGTTTTGAGCACAAGGTGTGTCAAACACATGAATAAAAACAGAACCATATAGAACATGGGACATAAAAGCTATGCCCAAGAAAATTCACCAACCATAACCCGATGGCTTCAAAAAATCCATGTTACATACCCACCCTCCTCTTAAATGCACGAGTACATCTCCACATATGCCAAAAAACCATCTCTAAAAGCAGTTCTTCACCCCCTAACAC contains the following coding sequences:
- the LOC114388671 gene encoding ubiquitin-conjugating enzyme E2 32-like codes for the protein MADKYNLKNPAVKRILQEVKEMQSNPSDDFMSLPLEENIFEWQFAIRGPRDTEFEGGIYHGRIQLPSEYPFKPPSFMLLTPNGRFETQTKICLSISNHHPEHWQPSWSVRTALVALIAFMPTNPNGALGSLDYKKEERHTLAIKSREAPPKFGTPERQKLIDEIHEYMLSKAPPVPQPSATEASEENPRNEEAETQVNSPNPESLPAGEGITDQEVDGIVEEQEVILANPAGVEVSREVQPSVSRNEVLQKSDTRAQNPKPETRVQKHDDRLFTLAAIGLTIAIVVLLLKKFLKSTQHGALFSDGS